Below is a window of Plasmodium chabaudi chabaudi strain AS genome assembly, chromosome: 10 DNA.
tttgaaacGAGCACATTAGTGTTTCGTCAACACTCATCATAGCCCCTGCATTATCAAATTCGCCACAATAATTGGGGGCAGAAAATAAAGTAACTAATTGTCTTTTTgcaaaaaattcataacCATCTTCTACAACTTGATGTGCTCTACATATTAAATCAAGTTCATGCTtccttaaaaaattatgtactACGTCTTGTCCGAAGGTGAATGACACACCTCTGTCGTTTTCTCCCCACCCGTTTATCTCCTTTTCGGGGTCCGACCAAAGCAAGTCGCACAGCAGGCCTGGCAGAGAACGCGAAAAATGGTTGTAAAGTATGAAAAAGTTTGAAAAACATGCACAAAATTACAACAAAATTACGATGAAATTGCGCGACTTACCATTGTCAGGTACATCTGTGGGCCTCGTGATTTTTCGAATTTGCTCCATGTTGTTTAACTCGGGTGATAGTCCACCGtgcatacaaaaaattttttcatcGATTATAGCCGCCACTGGTAAACAGTTGAAGCAGTCTATAAAAGTTTTCCATAGTTTGACACTGTACCTCCTTTTGCACTCGTCATAAAAACCGTAGATCCTATTTATGGATGCACATTCATGATTACCCCTTAgtaagaaaaaattttcaggatattttattttatatgctaATAATAGACAGATCGTCTCTAAGCTTTGCTTCCCTCGATCGACGTAGTCAcctaaaaaggaaaaaaataaagagtTAATGGGTTTGGCGGTTCGAATGTTTTCCGATTCAAAATGCTTGTCGGTTCAATATGTTTTCCGATTCAGAATGCCTGGCATGGGCGTGCACGTACCTAAGAATAGGTAATTCGCATCCGGGGGAAAGCCGCCATACTCAAATAACCTTAACAAGTCATAAAATTGCCCATGTATATCtccacatatttttattgggGCCTCTAATTCTAATAATATTGGCTGATTTAAAAAGATTTCTCTGCTAGATAagcataaaattttaatttcattttctgtcaaattaacatttttgCCTGGTCGTGTTCCTCTAACTTCTATTAGTTTAGAAATTACATTATCTATATCAATTTCTAATGCCATAATAAAAGTAACTATATGATAaactatttatttatgtcgctttccaattatatattgataAGTATTTTTACAGAAATTTGATTAATCATTTAAGTATGTACACttgcatatgtatatatgaatatacaaatatatacatatatgcaatatttatgaatctaaaatatttgaaacATAACTTTTATGCATTCCATTtgaaagtaaaaatatatagaacaGTGTGATAGCAATTCtgaatattttgtaatacGAATAGCATcgcatgtatatattatgttccCTTATTATTGATCGCAAATAGTGGCAATATTGAATAAAG
It encodes the following:
- a CDS encoding serine/threonine protein phosphatase PP1, putative, which encodes MALEIDIDNVISKLIEVRGTRPGKNVNLTENEIKILCLSSREIFLNQPILLELEAPIKICGDIHGQFYDLLRLFEYGGFPPDANYLFLGDYVDRGKQSLETICLLLAYKIKYPENFFLLRGNHECASINRIYGFYDECKRRYSVKLWKTFIDCFNCLPVAAIIDEKIFCMHGGLSPELNNMEQIRKITRPTDVPDNGLLCDLLWSDPEKEINGWGENDRGVSFTFGQDVVHNFLRKHELDLICRAHQVVEDGYEFFAKRQLVTLFSAPNYCGEFDNAGAMMSVDETLMCSFQILKPVEKKKITT